One Methanocaldococcus villosus KIN24-T80 genomic window carries:
- a CDS encoding MFS transporter, whose amino-acid sequence MKKKKIFGIPKNVFLLGIVSFLNDMSSEMITSITPSYLIEVLNVDKLLSGTIMGAIESLSSLFKVIFGYISDKIRNRKVFVSFGYFLSTISKGALAFTHSWLDFLFLRVLDRLGKGIRTAPRDALIAESTKKTGKSFGFHRMMDTLGAVVGPILSIIILELLSNYSANFSYRMIFLLSFIPGILSVLLIIFFIKDTDKNLKKIIMGKSSLNSESLKLFLFVVAVASLGRYSYAFTIWKVYDVGYTVIQGLYFYIIFNIFYAITSYPIGTFSDKFDKRMFITLGFGIAALASLIFAFADSLWMLLLGFIFYSVYLAIEETIPRAYLAEIAEGFEKGTVIGAYHTVFGVFVFPASVIAGWLWQSYSLEYSFLYATVMNSLAMFLMILEWVLKWKS is encoded by the coding sequence TTGAAAAAGAAAAAGATTTTTGGAATACCAAAAAATGTTTTTTTATTAGGGATTGTTAGCTTTCTTAATGATATGAGTAGTGAAATGATTACATCAATAACTCCATCTTACTTAATAGAGGTGTTAAATGTTGATAAACTATTAAGTGGAACAATAATGGGAGCTATAGAAAGCTTAAGTTCTCTTTTTAAAGTTATTTTTGGATATATAAGTGATAAAATAAGAAATAGAAAAGTTTTTGTTTCTTTTGGTTATTTTTTATCAACAATTTCAAAAGGAGCTTTGGCATTTACTCATTCATGGTTAGATTTTTTATTTTTGAGAGTTTTAGATAGGTTGGGAAAGGGAATTAGAACTGCTCCAAGAGATGCATTAATAGCAGAATCTACTAAGAAAACAGGAAAATCTTTTGGATTTCATAGAATGATGGATACATTAGGAGCTGTTGTAGGGCCAATATTATCTATCATTATATTAGAGCTCCTCTCAAATTATTCAGCTAACTTTAGCTATAGAATGATTTTTCTCCTATCTTTTATACCTGGAATTTTAAGTGTATTATTGATAATCTTTTTCATAAAAGATACAGATAAAAATTTAAAAAAGATAATTATGGGAAAATCTTCATTAAATAGTGAGAGTTTAAAACTTTTTTTATTTGTTGTAGCTGTAGCCTCACTTGGTAGATACAGTTATGCATTCACTATATGGAAAGTTTATGATGTAGGATACACTGTTATACAGGGATTATATTTTTATATTATATTCAATATATTTTATGCAATTACATCATATCCTATTGGAACTTTTTCTGATAAATTTGATAAAAGGATGTTTATAACACTTGGTTTTGGAATAGCTGCATTAGCATCATTAATATTTGCTTTTGCAGATTCTCTATGGATGCTATTGTTAGGATTTATTTTTTATAGTGTCTATTTAGCTATTGAAGAAACTATTCCAAGAGCATATTTAGCAGAGATAGCAGAAGGTTTTGAGAAAGGAACAGTTATTGGTGCATATCATACAGTATTTGGAGTTTTTGTTTTTCCAGCATCTGTTATAGCAGGATGGTTGTGGCAAAGCTATTCTTTAGAATATAGCTTTTTATATGCTACTGTTATGAACTCTTTAGCAATGTTTTTAATGATATTAGAATGGGTGTTAAAATGGAAATCTTAA
- a CDS encoding Rossmann-like domain-containing protein translates to MLVKELKKKVLKRIDEDFEIVDFSFALPYTYVLIKGKKGNSIGLAMTLIEDIQFCESEFDEIDVRTFIEKVDSVNIIERTIGLATINAVSQYYLNLEGAKFDDATGIIKDVKKVAIIGNMKPIVNKLKNRGYEVYVFERNPRLKSIDTLSDCFEYNLLPNMDAVLISGTSLINDSIDMILERSKKAKIKVLVGATAQALPEFFKGYLTHIASVKIINIKKVLLNLKLGSSSKLFSNEYSRKYYYNIL, encoded by the coding sequence ATGCTGGTTAAAGAACTTAAGAAAAAAGTATTGAAAAGGATAGATGAAGATTTTGAGATAGTTGATTTTTCTTTTGCTTTACCTTATACTTATGTATTAATAAAAGGAAAGAAAGGCAATTCTATTGGGCTAGCAATGACACTTATTGAAGATATTCAATTTTGTGAATCAGAATTTGATGAAATTGATGTAAGAACCTTTATAGAAAAGGTAGATAGTGTTAATATTATAGAAAGAACTATAGGTTTAGCTACTATAAATGCTGTTTCTCAATATTATCTCAACCTTGAAGGAGCTAAGTTTGATGATGCTACAGGGATAATAAAAGATGTTAAAAAGGTGGCTATCATAGGAAATATGAAGCCAATAGTTAACAAGTTAAAAAATAGAGGTTATGAAGTTTATGTATTTGAAAGAAATCCAAGACTAAAAAGTATTGATACTTTAAGTGATTGCTTTGAATATAACCTATTACCCAATATGGATGCAGTGTTAATCAGCGGAACATCCTTAATAAATGACTCTATAGACATGATCCTTGAAAGATCTAAAAAAGCAAAAATTAAAGTGTTAGTAGGAGCTACTGCCCAAGCTTTACCAGAGTTTTTTAAAGGTTATTTAACCCATATAGCTTCAGTTAAAATTATTAATATTAAAAAGGTTTTATTAAACTTAAAACTTGGTTCATCTTCAAAACTTTTCAGTAACGAATACTCAAGAAAGTACTACTATAATATTTTATGA
- a CDS encoding protein-L-isoaspartate O-methyltransferase, which produces MDKKEVIKRLIEEGYIKSEKVIKALLKVPREEFVPEHLRDYAYVDEPLPIGYNQTISAIHMVGLMCELLDLDRGMKVLEIGTGSGYHAAVVAEIVGKEGKVISIERIPELAKRAEEILKRLGYDNVKVIVGDGSLGYEKEAPYDRIYVTAAGPKIPEALIRQLKDGGKLLMPVGKYFQKLILVEKRGDKIIKKDCGAVAFVPLIGKEGFNI; this is translated from the coding sequence ATGGATAAAAAAGAGGTAATTAAAAGGTTAATAGAAGAGGGTTATATAAAATCAGAGAAAGTTATTAAAGCCCTTCTAAAGGTTCCCAGAGAAGAGTTTGTACCTGAGCATTTAAGAGATTATGCATATGTTGATGAACCTCTTCCTATAGGTTATAATCAAACTATCTCTGCCATACATATGGTAGGACTAATGTGTGAATTGTTAGATTTAGATAGAGGTATGAAGGTATTGGAAATTGGCACAGGTTCTGGCTATCATGCTGCTGTTGTTGCTGAAATTGTTGGAAAAGAGGGGAAAGTAATATCAATAGAGAGAATTCCTGAATTAGCTAAGAGAGCTGAAGAAATTTTAAAAAGACTTGGGTATGATAATGTTAAAGTTATTGTAGGGGATGGTAGTTTAGGATATGAGAAAGAAGCTCCATATGATAGAATATATGTAACTGCAGCAGGCCCAAAGATTCCTGAAGCTTTAATAAGACAACTAAAAGATGGTGGAAAATTACTAATGCCTGTGGGTAAATACTTCCAAAAACTTATTTTAGTAGAAAAAAGAGGAGATAAAATTATTAAAAAGGATTGTGGAGCTGTAGCATTTGTACCATTAATTGGAAAAGAAGGATTTAATATCTAA
- a CDS encoding branched-chain amino acid ABC transporter ATP-binding protein, producing MIVKNLNAGYGKLQILFDVNAEIEKGKITTVVGPNGSGKSTFLKTLFGLTTIYSGEIIYNDVNITHLPPYKKARMGIAYLPQTNNVFQNLTVEENLKIAGYVLDKEKLKERIDLALEIFPEIKGILKRKAGSLSGGQRQFLAMAMALVRDAEVLMLDEPTAQLSPKLADLIFNKITEMRDELKLTILLVEQNAKKALEISDYGYMFVSGKVAFKGKAEDLLNHEKFKEYSLGVTAI from the coding sequence ATGATAGTTAAAAATCTAAATGCTGGTTATGGAAAATTACAGATATTGTTTGATGTAAATGCTGAAATAGAAAAAGGAAAAATTACAACAGTTGTTGGACCCAATGGTAGTGGAAAATCAACATTTTTAAAAACACTTTTTGGCCTTACAACAATTTATTCTGGAGAAATTATTTATAATGATGTAAATATAACACACCTTCCACCATATAAAAAAGCTAGAATGGGAATTGCTTATTTACCACAGACAAATAATGTTTTTCAAAACCTAACAGTTGAAGAAAATTTAAAAATAGCGGGATATGTACTTGATAAGGAGAAACTTAAGGAGAGAATTGATTTAGCATTAGAAATATTCCCAGAGATAAAGGGGATACTTAAGAGGAAAGCTGGATCTCTCAGTGGGGGTCAGAGGCAGTTTTTAGCTATGGCTATGGCTCTTGTAAGAGATGCTGAAGTTTTAATGTTAGATGAACCTACAGCTCAATTGTCTCCTAAGTTGGCTGATCTTATATTTAATAAGATAACCGAGATGAGAGATGAATTAAAATTGACAATATTACTTGTTGAACAAAATGCAAAAAAGGCCTTGGAAATAAGTGATTATGGATATATGTTTGTAAGTGGTAAGGTAGCATTTAAAGGAAAAGCTGAAGATCTATTAAATCATGAGAAGTTTAAAGAATATTCTTTAGGAGTTACAGCCATTTAG
- a CDS encoding ABC transporter ATP-binding protein, whose protein sequence is MEILKTENVTKYFGDFKALNNVSISVNKGDLTLIIGPNGSGKSTLINVITGFLKADSGKVYFEENDITNKEPEELYYYGIVRTFQTPQPLKEMTVLENILIGNINPGEEPINAIFYSKWLKFEEEMVERAFKILEFLKLSHLYDRKAGSLSGGQMKLLEIGRALMTEPKLIVMDEPIAGVAPGLAHDIFNHVIELKKKGITFLIVEHRLDIVLQYIDHLYVMFNGEIIAEGRGKEIENVINDPKVVEIYIGD, encoded by the coding sequence ATGGAAATCTTAAAGACTGAAAATGTAACAAAGTATTTTGGAGATTTTAAAGCATTAAATAATGTTTCTATATCTGTTAATAAAGGAGATTTAACTCTTATTATTGGACCCAATGGTAGTGGAAAATCAACATTAATAAATGTTATAACTGGATTTTTAAAAGCTGATAGTGGTAAGGTGTATTTTGAGGAGAATGATATAACTAATAAAGAGCCAGAAGAGTTATATTATTATGGAATTGTTAGAACTTTTCAGACTCCTCAACCTTTAAAAGAGATGACAGTTTTAGAAAATATTTTAATAGGAAATATTAACCCAGGAGAAGAACCAATAAATGCTATTTTTTATAGTAAGTGGTTAAAGTTTGAAGAAGAGATGGTAGAAAGGGCATTTAAGATATTAGAGTTTTTAAAGCTTTCACACCTTTATGATAGAAAAGCAGGATCTTTAAGTGGAGGACAAATGAAGCTTCTTGAAATTGGTAGAGCTTTAATGACTGAACCTAAGTTGATAGTTATGGATGAACCAATAGCAGGAGTAGCTCCAGGATTAGCTCATGATATTTTTAACCATGTAATTGAGTTGAAAAAGAAGGGAATAACTTTTTTAATTGTTGAGCATAGGTTAGATATAGTGTTGCAGTATATTGATCATTTATATGTTATGTTTAATGGGGAAATAATAGCTGAAGGTAGAGGTAAAGAGATTGAAAATGTCATTAATGATCCTAAAGTTGTTGAAATATACATAGGTGATTAG
- the hisD gene encoding histidinol dehydrogenase: MIVKDIKTLSLDERKKILERNKINFENILLDVLKILKDVRERGDEAIKYYTKKFDNVDIDNFIVSNEEIEEAYNRVDYKIIDALERAKENIYYFHKKQLKQIKELRIEKEGMVLGQVIRAVEKVGCYVPGGKAFYPSTVLMTTIPAKVAGCKKIFITSPPTPEGKGNCATLVAGDIVGVDRIYKIGGVQAIGALAYGTESVEKVDLIVGPGNIYVTLAKKLVYGDVNIDLLAGPSEVLIIADDSANVNYIAIDVIAQAEHDPNAHCVVLTTSKEKAYEIKNTIEKELKNIKRKEIVEKSLKNAAILYGELNELINFANEYAPEHLEIITKDPESVLEKINNAGSIFLGEYSPVPVGDYASGTNHVLPTSGFARAASGLSVETFLKKITYQKLSREGLEELKDTIITLAEAEGLYNHAEAIRRRF, translated from the coding sequence ATGATAGTTAAAGATATAAAAACTCTATCATTAGATGAAAGAAAAAAGATATTGGAAAGGAATAAGATAAACTTTGAAAATATTTTATTGGATGTTTTAAAAATTTTGAAGGATGTTAGAGAGAGAGGAGATGAGGCTATAAAATATTATACTAAAAAATTTGATAATGTAGATATTGATAATTTTATTGTTTCTAATGAAGAGATTGAAGAGGCATATAATAGAGTTGATTATAAAATTATTGATGCATTAGAGAGAGCTAAAGAGAATATATATTATTTCCATAAAAAACAGTTAAAGCAAATAAAGGAGCTAAGAATTGAGAAAGAAGGGATGGTTTTAGGACAAGTAATTAGAGCTGTTGAGAAAGTAGGGTGTTATGTTCCAGGAGGTAAAGCTTTTTATCCATCAACAGTATTGATGACAACAATTCCTGCTAAGGTTGCAGGATGTAAAAAGATCTTCATAACCTCTCCTCCAACTCCAGAAGGTAAGGGGAATTGTGCAACACTTGTAGCAGGAGATATTGTTGGAGTTGATAGGATATATAAAATTGGAGGAGTTCAGGCTATAGGGGCATTAGCATATGGGACAGAGAGTGTTGAAAAGGTAGATCTTATTGTAGGACCTGGAAATATTTATGTTACATTAGCAAAAAAACTGGTTTATGGAGATGTTAATATAGATCTCTTAGCAGGACCTTCAGAAGTGTTGATAATAGCTGATGATAGTGCTAATGTTAATTATATAGCTATAGATGTTATAGCTCAAGCTGAACATGATCCAAATGCCCACTGTGTAGTTTTAACTACATCAAAAGAAAAGGCTTATGAGATAAAAAATACTATTGAAAAGGAATTAAAAAATATTAAAAGAAAAGAAATAGTTGAAAAATCTTTAAAAAATGCAGCTATACTTTATGGTGAATTAAATGAGTTAATAAATTTTGCTAATGAATATGCTCCAGAACATTTAGAAATAATTACTAAAGATCCTGAAAGTGTTTTAGAGAAAATAAATAATGCAGGATCTATATTTTTAGGGGAATATTCTCCAGTCCCTGTGGGAGATTACGCTTCTGGAACTAACCATGTTTTACCTACATCAGGTTTTGCAAGGGCAGCTAGTGGATTAAGTGTTGAAACTTTTTTAAAAAAAATAACATATCAAAAACTTAGTAGAGAAGGATTAGAGGAGTTAAAAGACACAATAATAACTTTAGCAGAAGCTGAGGGGTTATATAACCATGCTGAAGCCATAAGGAGAAGATTTTAA
- the cfbB gene encoding Ni-sirohydrochlorin a,c-diamide synthase produces the protein MKRVVIAGTSSEVGKTTIATGIMKALSKKYNVQGYKVGPDYIDPTYHTIATGNYSRNLDSFFMNKKQIKYLFQKHSKNKDISIIEGVRGLYEGLSIKDDTGSTASIAKILDAPVILIVNAKSLTKSAIAIIRGFMELDKDVKIKGVIFNFVRGEGHINKLKEAMQYYLPNIEIIGFIPRKEGLKLESRHLGLIPTPENMEFKNKIEKIGEIIEEYLDIDKIIDIADEDFDEVDEVYLWEIEENYKKVAIAYDEAFNFYYYDNFDALKENKAELIFFSPLRDEMPDADVLYIGGGYPEIFKEKLSKNKELIEQIREFDGYIYAECGGLMYLTKAIDDCKMVGLIDAKAIMTDKVQGLSYVKAKILEDCIVGKKDRTIKGHEFHYSKLIGLKDKRFAFKILRGRGIGGYDGIIKKNVLAGYLHNHAVANPYFASSMVNFEG, from the coding sequence ATGAAGAGAGTTGTAATAGCTGGAACTTCAAGTGAAGTGGGAAAAACTACAATTGCTACAGGAATAATGAAGGCATTATCTAAAAAATATAATGTTCAAGGTTATAAAGTAGGACCAGACTATATTGACCCCACATATCATACAATAGCCACAGGTAACTATTCAAGAAATCTAGATTCTTTTTTTATGAATAAAAAGCAAATAAAATATCTTTTTCAAAAGCATTCCAAAAATAAAGATATAAGTATTATTGAAGGGGTAAGGGGGTTATATGAGGGTTTATCTATAAAAGATGATACTGGCTCTACAGCATCAATTGCAAAGATATTGGATGCTCCAGTAATTTTAATTGTTAATGCTAAAAGTTTAACAAAGAGTGCTATAGCCATAATAAGAGGATTTATGGAGCTTGATAAAGATGTAAAAATTAAGGGAGTTATTTTCAATTTTGTTAGGGGAGAAGGGCATATAAATAAGCTGAAGGAGGCTATGCAATACTACTTACCAAATATAGAAATTATTGGATTTATTCCTAGGAAGGAAGGATTAAAACTAGAAAGTAGGCATCTTGGCTTAATCCCTACTCCAGAAAATATGGAGTTTAAAAACAAAATAGAAAAAATTGGAGAAATTATTGAAGAATATTTGGATATAGATAAGATAATTGATATAGCTGATGAAGATTTTGATGAAGTAGATGAAGTCTATTTATGGGAGATTGAGGAGAATTATAAAAAAGTTGCAATAGCTTATGATGAAGCTTTTAACTTCTATTATTATGATAACTTTGATGCCCTTAAAGAGAATAAGGCTGAGCTTATATTCTTTAGCCCTTTGAGAGATGAGATGCCCGATGCCGATGTTTTATATATTGGAGGAGGATATCCAGAGATATTTAAAGAAAAGCTAAGTAAAAATAAAGAATTGATTGAACAGATAAGGGAGTTTGATGGGTATATATATGCTGAATGTGGAGGTTTAATGTATCTTACAAAAGCTATTGATGACTGTAAAATGGTTGGGCTAATTGATGCTAAAGCTATTATGACAGACAAAGTTCAAGGATTGAGTTATGTTAAGGCTAAAATTTTGGAAGATTGTATAGTGGGAAAGAAAGATAGAACTATTAAAGGGCATGAATTCCATTATTCCAAGTTAATTGGATTAAAAGATAAAAGATTTGCTTTTAAAATTTTAAGAGGGAGAGGAATAGGTGGATATGATGGAATAATAAAGAAAAATGTATTAGCTGGATATTTACACAATCATGCTGTAGCTAACCCATACTTTGCTTCATCAATGGTAAATTTTGAGGGATGA
- a CDS encoding branched-chain amino acid ABC transporter permease — MIIEGAIIYANILALLALGLTLTYITTNVPNFAQGSFAVVCSYVALTLKELFKIHPYISLPILFIVGAFVGLITYLLLKPLIKRGASIEMLMIATLAIDVIIFGTLGAYSEILSPIINSTAAKFIFSNIDFSFFGFKGVFLVSTIVVVLLLTLLYIMLYKTKFGVALRASMENPSLAQAMGIDVEKTRLFSWLISGGLAGIAGGLLPFVEEIVPGTGGFIIISIFAASIVGGLRHISGAILGGYIIGLSETLVTYGLSLILGAGFLVYGKVISLIIMIATLLLAPEGITGIDWKKVRKRLEG, encoded by the coding sequence ATGATAATAGAAGGAGCTATAATATATGCCAATATCTTAGCCTTATTAGCTTTAGGACTAACTTTGACATATATAACAACAAATGTGCCAAACTTTGCTCAGGGTAGTTTTGCTGTGGTTTGTAGTTATGTAGCACTGACATTGAAAGAACTTTTTAAAATTCACCCTTATATCTCTTTACCAATTTTATTTATTGTTGGGGCTTTTGTAGGGTTAATAACCTATTTACTACTAAAACCACTGATAAAAAGAGGAGCTTCTATAGAGATGTTGATGATAGCTACATTAGCTATAGATGTTATTATATTTGGTACTTTAGGAGCTTATTCAGAGATACTGTCACCAATTATTAATTCAACAGCAGCTAAATTTATTTTCTCAAATATAGATTTTAGTTTTTTTGGATTTAAAGGAGTTTTTCTAGTTTCTACAATTGTTGTGGTCTTATTATTAACATTATTATATATTATGTTATATAAAACCAAATTTGGAGTAGCTTTAAGAGCCTCTATGGAAAATCCTTCATTAGCCCAGGCTATGGGGATTGATGTAGAGAAAACAAGATTATTTTCATGGTTAATATCTGGTGGTTTAGCAGGAATTGCTGGAGGTTTATTACCATTTGTTGAAGAGATCGTGCCAGGAACTGGAGGGTTTATAATAATCTCTATCTTTGCAGCGAGTATAGTTGGGGGTCTTAGGCACATAAGTGGGGCTATATTAGGTGGATATATTATAGGGCTTTCAGAAACACTAGTTACTTATGGCTTATCTTTAATTTTAGGAGCAGGATTTTTAGTTTATGGGAAAGTTATATCTCTAATAATAATGATTGCCACTTTACTATTAGCTCCTGAAGGTATTACAGGAATAGACTGGAAAAAGGTTAGAAAGAGATTAGAGGGATAA
- a CDS encoding branched-chain amino acid ABC transporter permease has translation MDVISIISLILFWFGIYYIVSLSLNIEFGYAGIPNFGKALSVLIGAIAVGGVLDRLLMLYFNVNGDLINGSSIAVSKINYIIAHDPIVGFLILIISIVLAVIIGLLAGAVFILPSAKLKEDYLGVTLLAISETVFLISMFNLDIVGGYYGIATPDILAFISGEYRGLAFTLLTLFIAFLIFLFVERLLNTPFGRILRAMRENEVTVKAFGRNIMLLRIKAMAIGTAIGAIAGVLYVLYSANIVAQAFTRAEWTFFPFLMVLLGGKGNNKGVALGVFCYVVIKIFLDVYKYQIKYLLNIPFEPVWISYILFGMLMLLILYYKPSGLIPEKPILTPPIKKRFK, from the coding sequence ATGGATGTTATTTCAATAATTTCACTAATACTATTTTGGTTTGGAATTTATTATATAGTTTCACTCTCTTTAAATATTGAGTTTGGTTATGCTGGAATTCCAAATTTTGGAAAAGCTCTTTCTGTTTTAATTGGAGCAATAGCTGTTGGAGGAGTTTTAGATAGGTTATTAATGCTATATTTTAATGTAAATGGAGATCTTATAAATGGTTCATCTATAGCAGTTTCAAAAATAAATTATATTATAGCACATGACCCAATAGTGGGTTTTTTAATCCTTATTATTTCAATAGTTTTAGCTGTAATAATTGGATTATTGGCTGGGGCTGTATTCATATTACCAAGTGCTAAGTTAAAAGAAGATTATTTAGGAGTAACTCTTTTAGCTATATCTGAAACAGTTTTTTTAATTTCAATGTTTAATCTTGATATAGTTGGGGGTTATTATGGAATAGCTACACCAGACATATTAGCCTTTATATCTGGAGAATATAGAGGGTTAGCCTTTACATTACTAACATTATTTATAGCTTTCTTAATATTTTTATTTGTTGAAAGGTTATTAAATACTCCATTTGGTAGGATTTTAAGAGCTATGAGAGAAAATGAAGTTACTGTTAAAGCTTTTGGTAGAAATATAATGCTTTTAAGAATAAAAGCTATGGCTATAGGTACAGCTATAGGAGCTATAGCTGGTGTGTTGTATGTTTTATATTCAGCTAATATAGTGGCTCAAGCATTTACTAGGGCAGAATGGACTTTCTTTCCATTTCTTATGGTTTTATTAGGTGGAAAAGGGAATAATAAAGGTGTAGCTTTAGGGGTGTTTTGTTATGTGGTCATAAAAATATTTTTGGATGTATATAAATATCAAATAAAATATTTACTCAATATTCCATTTGAACCTGTTTGGATATCCTATATTCTATTTGGAATGTTAATGTTACTAATACTTTATTATAAACCCTCTGGCTTAATTCCTGAGAAACCTATTTTAACCCCTCCAATTAAGAAGAGATTTAAATAA
- a CDS encoding peptidylprolyl isomerase, whose translation MVEKGALIKISYDGYVDGKLFDTTNEELAKKEGIYNPNIVYGPVPIFAGEGMVVKGLDEILLEMDVGEEKEVVLPPEKAFGKRDPAKIKLVPMREFIKRGIKPIVGLRVNIDGEIGRIVKAEGGRVLVDFNHELAGKEVKYRIKIEEKVEGDENIIREIFNMFAPKIKPNVTIEGEKAIIELPEEAFLINLQQIKLAVANEVFKRLKNIKEIKFIETVKRKD comes from the coding sequence TTGGTTGAGAAAGGGGCTTTAATTAAAATAAGTTATGATGGGTATGTTGATGGGAAGTTATTTGACACTACAAATGAAGAACTTGCTAAAAAAGAAGGTATATACAACCCTAACATAGTCTATGGGCCAGTACCAATTTTTGCTGGAGAGGGAATGGTTGTTAAAGGTTTAGATGAAATATTATTAGAAATGGATGTAGGAGAAGAAAAAGAGGTAGTTTTGCCACCAGAAAAAGCTTTTGGTAAAAGAGATCCTGCAAAAATTAAATTAGTTCCAATGAGAGAGTTTATAAAAAGAGGAATAAAACCAATAGTAGGATTAAGGGTTAATATAGATGGAGAAATTGGAAGAATTGTTAAAGCTGAAGGGGGAAGAGTTTTAGTAGATTTTAATCATGAATTAGCTGGAAAAGAAGTTAAATATAGGATAAAAATTGAAGAGAAAGTAGAGGGAGATGAGAATATAATTAGGGAAATATTTAATATGTTTGCTCCTAAAATAAAACCAAATGTAACTATTGAAGGAGAAAAAGCTATTATTGAGTTGCCTGAAGAGGCTTTTTTAATAAACTTACAACAAATAAAGTTAGCTGTTGCTAATGAAGTATTTAAAAGATTAAAAAACATAAAAGAAATCAAATTTATAGAAACAGTAAAAAGAAAAGATTAA
- a CDS encoding ABC transporter substrate-binding protein, with protein sequence MGLILITFLAGCTQTGEKAGGNIKEVKLGLLVDLSGSLATYGQNEKHACEIAEEKVNEYFKEHNIPYKVKLYVEDTKADPKICLDKVQALHAIGVNAFIGPMSSSEVKNVKSYSLSNKVIFVSQSSTADPKILGFMSPEEKKYIFRFVPTDSFQGKAIGDLAKELNLKNVIILYRKDAWGEGLKDAIVKKMKDNGINIINIIPYDPQINDWSPIIQTLSDNIKDKGEDTGVVFVGYEEGATLLSQINDNSPILNHIWIGTDGVANSEKIIKEVKDKAVKVKLYSTMFKSESEAAKELEKIFKEKNYGNIDQYALNAYDAFWVVSLAYVDMLNKTGKYDADVLSNMIKEVTKKYSEGVYGVEPVSGYIELNEWNDRASGDYGIFMVTEKGWKLAGIWHSKDGKIEWL encoded by the coding sequence TTGGGTTTAATATTAATAACCTTTTTAGCAGGATGTACTCAGACAGGAGAGAAGGCTGGAGGAAATATAAAAGAAGTAAAACTTGGATTATTAGTTGATTTATCAGGAAGTTTAGCTACATATGGACAGAATGAAAAACATGCATGTGAAATAGCTGAAGAAAAGGTTAATGAGTATTTTAAAGAGCATAATATTCCATATAAAGTTAAACTCTATGTTGAAGATACAAAAGCTGATCCAAAAATCTGTTTAGATAAAGTTCAAGCATTGCATGCTATTGGAGTAAATGCATTTATTGGACCAATGTCAAGTTCAGAAGTTAAGAATGTTAAGAGTTATTCACTCTCAAATAAAGTAATATTTGTATCTCAATCTTCAACAGCAGATCCAAAGATATTAGGTTTCATGTCTCCAGAAGAGAAGAAATACATCTTCAGATTTGTCCCTACAGATAGCTTCCAAGGTAAGGCTATTGGAGATCTTGCTAAAGAGTTAAATCTAAAAAATGTTATTATTTTATATAGAAAAGATGCTTGGGGAGAAGGATTAAAAGATGCTATAGTTAAAAAAATGAAAGATAATGGAATTAATATTATTAATATCATACCATATGATCCACAGATAAATGATTGGAGCCCAATAATTCAAACACTTTCTGATAACATAAAAGATAAGGGAGAAGATACAGGGGTAGTGTTTGTTGGTTATGAGGAAGGAGCTACATTACTATCACAGATAAATGACAACTCTCCAATATTAAATCATATATGGATTGGTACTGATGGAGTTGCAAACAGTGAAAAGATTATAAAAGAGGTAAAAGATAAAGCTGTTAAGGTTAAACTCTATTCAACAATGTTTAAGTCAGAAAGTGAAGCTGCTAAAGAATTAGAGAAGATATTTAAAGAGAAGAATTATGGAAATATTGATCAATATGCTTTAAATGCTTATGATGCATTTTGGGTAGTTTCTTTAGCTTATGTGGATATGTTAAATAAAACTGGAAAATATGATGCTGATGTTTTAAGTAATATGATTAAAGAAGTCACTAAAAAATACTCTGAAGGTGTTTATGGAGTTGAACCTGTTTCTGGGTATATAGAGTTGAATGAATGGAATGATAGAGCTTCAGGAGATTATGGTATATTTATGGTTACAGAAAAAGGTTGGAAGTTAGCAGGAATTTGGCATTCTAAAGATGGAAAGATTGAATGGCTCTAA